The Benincasa hispida cultivar B227 chromosome 11, ASM972705v1, whole genome shotgun sequence genome has a segment encoding these proteins:
- the LOC120091982 gene encoding protein TRANSPARENT TESTA GLABRA 1: protein MQNADSRSEFLVTYDSPHPLYAMAISSPHSHSLNFPNRIALGSFIEEYTNRVDIVSFDPDSLSIKAHPSLSFEHPYPPTKLMFNPSPLSSLLASSGDYLRLWKVGDSSIEPLSLLNNSKTSEFCAPLTSFDWNEVEPKRIGTSSIDTTCTIWDIEKSVVETQFIAHDKEVYDIAWGEARVFASVSADGSVRIFDMRDKEHSTIIYESPQPDTPLLRLAWNKQDLRYMATILMDSNKVVILDIRSPSVPVAELERHHSSVNAIAWAPRSCRHICSAGDDKQALIWELPMVAGPNGIDPMSMYSATHEINQLQWSAAQPDWIALAFSKKMQLLKV from the coding sequence ATGCAAAACGCAGACTCCAGATCCGAATTCTTGGTGACCTATGATTCTCCCCATCCTCTCTACGCCATGGCCATCTCTTCCCCCCATTCACACTCTCTTAATTTCCCCAATCGCATAGCGCTTGGCAGCTTCATCGAAGAGTACACCAACCGCGTTGACATTGTGTCTTTTGATCCAGATTCCctctccattaaagcccatccTTCCCTCTCCTTTGAGCACCCCTACCCACCCACCAAGCTCATGTTCAATCCCAGTCCCCTCTCCTCTCTCTTGGCCTCCTCCGGCGACTATCTCCGCCTCTGGAAAGTTGGAGATTCTTCCATCGAACCCCTCTCTCTCCTCAACAACAGCAAAACCAGTGAATTCTGCGCCCCATTAACTTCTTTCGACTGGAATGAAGTTGAGCCCAAGAGAATTGGAACGTCCAGCATTGATACCACTTGTACTATTTGGGACATTGAGAAGAGTGTGGTGGAAACCCAGTTCATAGCTCATGACAAAGAGGTTTATGACATTGCTTGGGGGGAAGCCCGGGTTTTTGCCTCTGTTTCCGCTGATGGGTCGGTTAGGATTTTCGACATGAGAGATAAGGAGCACTCTACCATTATATACGAAAGCCCCCAACCTGATACCCCTTTGCTTAGACTGGCTTGGAACAAGCAGGACCTGCGGTACATGGCCACAATTCTGATGGACAGCAACAAAGTTGTTATTTTGGACATTCGCTCACCAAGTGTGCCTGTTGCTGAACTTGAGAGGCATCATTCCAGTGTCAATGCTATTGCGTGGGCTCCTCGGAGCTGCAGGCATATTTGTTCCGCAGGGGATGACAAGCAGGCGCTCATTTGGGAGCTGCCTATGGTTGCAGGTCCCAATGGCATTGATCCAATGTCCATGTATTCTGCAACACACGAAATTAACCAGTTGCAGTGGTCCGCCGCCCAACCTGATTGGATTGCTTTAGCATTTTCTAAGAAAATGCAGCTTTTGAAAGTTTGA